AAGGAGAAGGGATAACCTTTATCATTCTTGATGTACAAAAATATACTTTCATAACTTTAAAAGTAAAAGTAATGCCAACTATGCAATCATATACTAAAAGCTCTTGGTGGTGGCCGGTAGTTCAAATATGCATTTCGAGCTGTATCACATTTCTGCCTGATATCTTCACACATCTTCAAAGAAGCCTCGGAAAACTTGGTCAGACGGTCCAGAACCCTTGTTAAACTGGAGTGTATGCAATTCAAGTTCGACGACTTCTCATCATTCTTCTCTTCATCTTTAGCCTCCGATTCCTCATTCCCTGTATCAGGAGCAGTTTCTTTCTTTTGCAGTTCCTCAGAGTGGTGCCCAACAGAATGCCGTAAGTCATACAAAAAGTCTTTGATGGCATCACTAAGTTCTTCCGAAGGCAGAGATTTTATCCCAGCTGACCAGTCGCGGCAAAGCACAAATATTGGTGGGGCCAGAACTCTTCTAGGGGAAAATGCTCTTCTGCCTTTGGTTCGCTCGCGTGGATGCAGGATGCAGTTTTGCAGCCAGCTGTTAAGAGCTTCCACATATAATGTATGGCTATTAATCCAGTCCGCAAAACTCAAGCCAAAACACTCTACTTCATCCTGCAGCTGACTCATAATCTGCTTTTGAGTGTCACCCTGAGGACTTGAGGCCGAAGCTTTAGCATGGTATGCTAGGGAGATGGTTATATACTGGGCATGATGGCATTCAAGCATTGCTCTCCACATTCTGATCAATCTGCAAGGAGACCAGATATTATGAATCAAATAGTAAATATAATAGCACACATACAACGCACATGCACGGACAGATGGCCCAAGAAATGAGGTTTAAATAAATAAGTTCCTCAGATTAAAGATGTCCAATAGCAGGATAAACCTAAAAAAACTGTTATTCTTAGTTCTTAGTTCTTACCCTTGGATAAGTTCCAAAAGTTGAGGCAGCAACTCCTCATCCCTCATTTTCTCTATCCGCTTTGATATTGAATCAACAGAATAAAGAGCCACCCTGATGCGCGAATGGAGATCTTTCACCACTGCCCGTGTTTTGTCAATTATTTGGGTGCTAACATCTTTGGCAAATTGATGCCTAAGTTGGTTACACTTCCGATCATACTCTCTCCTGATTGACTCAATTGCCTACAGATAAAAGCAGAATGGCAGCAAATGAGCTTTGAAATACACATGAAAAAGAGAGCTTAATATAGTCTATTGAACAAAGGATAAAAAAATAACTTATTATCTTCAAGATACTACAAAAATGACATGCCTTCCCCTGTACTCTATGCTGTGCGGACTCTTCAAAATCCTTGCCGAACTCGCATTGACACACCAGGGGTGTGGATGTGGGATCCATAACGGATTTGGTCAACTTACCTTGGGTACTTTCACTACCTTCTATGACTGAGAAGTATAAATTATACTTCTATGACTGAGAAGTATAGATTATACTTCTATGACGGAGAAgagtatacaacaacaacaacccagtataatcccactagtggggtctggggagggtagtgtgtatgcagaccttatccctaccctggggtagagaggttgtttccgatagacccttggctccctctctccaagaactcttcaccttgctcttggggtgactcgaactcacaacctcttggatGGAAgtggagagagagaaagagaaagagagagtaTGAGAATGCTTTTATATGTGAGATATCTTATGACTAAAATATTGGTGTTTACAAAGAATGAAATTTTATTAGTTTTAATTCAATAACTTTAACTAATCGAAATATATACTTTATATGTCGTAATATATATTTATTGGCCATATCCAGCAACCGTATCCCCACTCGGATGCATCATGAAGGCTCCGACCTCTAGATCTGCACCCCGATCGGATacccgcacccgagtccgagcaacatagtcTATACTTCATCTTCATTTCCCCAAGATTCAAGAACAATGATGAGGTGTGAAGTACAACAAAGCCATGGAAGGTCCAAATACCGAAATGAAAATGCATCTTATCAATGCAAGTATCTATACTAAAAGACACTTGAATCCACACTGCTCTTTGACTGGTCGCTAGATATTGGCACCAGTGAGAATTCGAGTAAATGAAGCTCCTAACAAGAACAGCTTCTGAAAGAAGTATTTTGCAGTCTAAAGAAAACTGTAAACtgaccttattaggaaaaaaaggaaaaaaaaaaagggggggggggggggttgtcttTTGAAAGAGCACTTCCTCAGCAACTAATAAACCCCAGCAGGGAGATACATTTGGACATCATTGAGGAGACAAAAAGCGTGGACTTCTATACAACTGAAGCTCAACGATAATGGATGTATTTTAACCATTATGAAGGGTGAGGGTAGGAGACTGGATAAAAGAAACTTGCTCAATCACCTCAAGCTGAacagaattttttttttcaaaaggaaaagttgGAAGGCAAGGTGTTTAAGTGCAAAGCCTGTCGTCGTCAGCAAGAGACTTGAAGTGCAATAAAGTGTTCAGTGTATATAATGTGAATGATTAATATAGAAGGCCCACATGAAGTATTGTGGTCATCAATAAAAGGAAGTTCTTTTTGAACTCTCTTGTAAACTTAGGGTAGTCAAACTGGATCACTCTGGAGAACGTTGTTCCTAGTAAGGAATTCCTCTATATAGGCTACATTTGTGTAGTTTAGGATGGCCATTGGGAAGAGATATACTCAGCTTCCTAAATGAAAGAGTCTTTTCACGCCACCTGTTATGTTCAGACTCGAAGATTCTGCATACTTTTTGTTTAATGCGTCATTAGCTACTAAAATTATCTTTAATCTCAAATTCAGATGTATTTTACTCTATAAACCAAATTCAGCAACAATTCCTTGGAGTCTGCTTCTTGATATCTAAAGATTCAGCTCTTATTTATATTTGAGTCACTTGAGCTGTAAATTCAAGCTCCCTGACCTTGTCCTGTGCCAATGTAATCTAAAATAAACAGGACACTCAAGTTTAAGATCAGTACCTTCACTTCATCATAAAGTTTCCTCTCCCATGCATAAACTCTGTCAAGGGTGGATGAGTGGCTTCCAGCGATCATGCAAAAATCTTCAACAAAATCACTCCCACTATCATCATTGTCATCCTTACTATTTAGAGGATTCCTCGATGAAGATGATCTTGAGGATGTGGTCCTCTTCCAGGTAATCACCTTTGTTACATGTTCTGCTTCTGCATAGCACTTGAGAATTAGAACAGCAATGAACACGCAAAATGAGTAGCAGATACTTGATCAGCTATAGTATAAACGCAAATgatttttgtgaaaatgacctgTTGCTAGCAAATTCATGGACTACAACCCAGCCTGAATCACATAATTGTAACTCTATAATCAATTGTCTAACATCACTCCAAACAACTTTGATACTTATGCTTTCAGTTCCATTAATAGGAAGATGTGATTTAACTCCTATATTCATTGGAGcacaataaaactagaatttcttgAATTGTGAACATTTTAGTCTTGACTTGAATGTACGTTAAAAATCGTCCATTTTGTAACGCCCCTAACTGTCTGACACCATTCTATTAATAATATTTGTTTAAACTTTCACAAGTTTTAAGAATTCAAATCACTTAACCAATCAAAATTTGTAAATTGATATGATATTTTTCCATTGACTAACTTTAGCAATTCACAGATCAAATTAACATCTTAAACTCCATACACCATCAAAGGTTAAGATTAATAAAAAAGGAACTCCATGAGTCAAAGTCATGGCCATCACACGTTGTAACCTAGGACCTCAGTAATCTTCTCCGAGTTGACCAAAAACTAAAAGTTACGGGCGTCAAAAAAAGAAACTCCATGAGTCAAATCATGGCCATCACCTCTGCATTCCCCAATCTCTACCATCTGCTCACAATTC
This sequence is a window from Nicotiana tomentosiformis chromosome 5, ASM39032v3, whole genome shotgun sequence. Protein-coding genes within it:
- the LOC104086490 gene encoding protein ALTERED PHOSPHATE STARVATION RESPONSE 1 isoform X1; the protein is MGATSSKSERSEALRLCKERKRFIKQAVDSRYALAAAHVSYVQSLRNIGIALRRYAEAEVLIESSLSTTSATELDKTPSHSSYPSPSPSHIGGVSDSPVLNGSPLSPTPVIATRLSYMRSSSGPTAVTVRLSPPSRNNMYVVDDVDFSTPLPPPPPPDSGSWDFFDPTDNDSFRFVTQHNGRQLNFDEKDNDDGDNGIQEEFLTPKSEPRSNGNGKLEFHDSSSVMPQRGENNSQQVVDGEAKNVSSEQKVNGSVSKTVSGSRGDKSLVDEREDPSEFITHRAKDFLSSIKDIEHRFFRASESGKEISRMLEANKIRVGYSEAKGKSSVSTYLSSMGPICCRRTGANMSGEAEHVTKVITWKRTTSSRSSSSRNPLNSKDDNDDSGSDFVEDFCMIAGSHSSTLDRVYAWERKLYDEVKAIESIRREYDRKCNQLRHQFAKDVSTQIIDKTRAVVKDLHSRIRVALYSVDSISKRIEKMRDEELLPQLLELIQGLIRMWRAMLECHHAQYITISLAYHAKASASSPQGDTQKQIMSQLQDEVECFGLSFADWINSHTLYVEALNSWLQNCILHPRERTKGRRAFSPRRVLAPPIFVLCRDWSAGIKSLPSEELSDAIKDFLYDLRHSVGHHSEELQKKETAPDTGNEESEAKDEEKNDEKSSNLNCIHSSLTRVLDRLTKFSEASLKMCEDIRQKCDTARNAYLNYRPPPRAFSI
- the LOC104086490 gene encoding protein ALTERED PHOSPHATE STARVATION RESPONSE 1 isoform X2 — protein: MGATSSKSERSEALRLCKERKRFIKQAVDSRYALAAAHVSYVQSLRNIGIALRRYAEAEVLIESSLSTTSATELDKTPSHSSYPSPSPSHIGGVSDSPVLNGSPLSPTPVIATRLSYMRSSSGPTAVTVRLSPPSRNNMYVVDDVDFSTPLPPPPPPDSGSWDFFDPTDNDSFRFVTQHNGRQLNFDEKDNDDGDNGIQEEFLTPKSEPRSNGNGKLEFHDSSSVMPQRGENNSQQVVDGEAKNVSSEQKVNGSVSKTVSGSRGDKSLVDEREDPSEFITHRAKDFLSSIKDIEHRFFRASESGKEISRMLEANKIRVGYSEAKGKSSVSTYLSSMGPICCRRTGANMSEAEHVTKVITWKRTTSSRSSSSRNPLNSKDDNDDSGSDFVEDFCMIAGSHSSTLDRVYAWERKLYDEVKAIESIRREYDRKCNQLRHQFAKDVSTQIIDKTRAVVKDLHSRIRVALYSVDSISKRIEKMRDEELLPQLLELIQGLIRMWRAMLECHHAQYITISLAYHAKASASSPQGDTQKQIMSQLQDEVECFGLSFADWINSHTLYVEALNSWLQNCILHPRERTKGRRAFSPRRVLAPPIFVLCRDWSAGIKSLPSEELSDAIKDFLYDLRHSVGHHSEELQKKETAPDTGNEESEAKDEEKNDEKSSNLNCIHSSLTRVLDRLTKFSEASLKMCEDIRQKCDTARNAYLNYRPPPRAFSI